The following DNA comes from Mycoplasma phocoenae.
GCCCTTCGTTATTTAGTGAAGTGAAAGGCCAAGACCATATCATTAAAACTTTAGAAAATATTATTGTTAATCAAAAAATATCACATGCATATTTATTCAGCGGACCGAGAGGTACTGGTAAAACATCAGTAGCTAAAATTTTTGCTAACGTATTGAACTGTGAACACAAAATTGATTTTGATCCTTGTTTTGATTGCATTAATAAAGGAGAAAGAAATCTGGACATTTGGGAAATCGATGCAGCATCAAACACTGGAATTGATGATATAAGAAATTTAAAAGAAAATATCAAACACTTACCTACTGGGTCTAAGTATAAAATATACATAATTGATGAAGTTCATATGTTGTCCAAGGCAGCTTGAAATGCCTTGTTAAAAACAATTGAAGAGCCGCCTAAACACGTAATATTCATTTTAGCAACTACTGATCCACAAAAAATTCCCGTAACTGTCTTGAGTCGTGTTCAAAGATTCAATTTCAAAAGAATAACACCCAATATCATTCAACAGCAATTAGAGTATGTCTATAGTGAAGAGGGTATTGATTTTGAAACAAAAGCTTTGGAATTGATAGCTATTTTGAGTAACGGTGCAATGCGTGATGCTTTGAGTATGGCTGATCAAATATCTATATATGCAGCTAATAGAAAAGTTCAAAAAGTAGATGTTGAAAAAATGTTTGGATTAGTTTCTAACACATCTTTAATTAAATTAATCAATTTAGTCAAAGAAAAAGACATTAATGAAATTTTGAATAAAATTCATGAATTAATTGAAAATGGTGCAGATATAGAAAAAATGGTTTTATCATGTATTAATATATTAACCGATTATTTAGTTTATAAAAAAACTAAAAACACTGCACTTCTTAATAACACTGACATAGACGAATTAAGTAAACTAAAAGTTAATACCATAATTGCATACGAGTATTTAGATTTATTTATTTCGATTCTAAAAGATTTACGTTATTCAGATATACCACAACAAACATTGGAGTTGGGTTTATTAAAATTAGTTTCAACGAAAGATGATTCTGATATTGATGAAAATTGTAGTTTGGAAAACCAACAAGAGAGTGGACTAGTAAAAACTGTTACAGAACAACCTAAATCGGAATTACACATGGACGTTACTGAAACAAAAGATACTTCTTTATTTACTGGAGAATTTACAACGAATCAAAATACTGATGATGTTAATGAATTAATTAATCAAAGAACTGAAGCGGATAGAAATAAATTAAACGAAATGTTTGATGATGATGACATATTTAATACATACATCGGTAACGCAAATAAAGCAAATGAAAATATTATCGATACAAAGCCAAAATCTAATCATCCATTACTTGATGATATAAAAGTCAATGAATTAATTGAAAACACTAGGGAATTTTCAATACATCAAAATGATATCACTAGCGAATTCAGCGTAGTGGAAGGTGATATTTTAAATCAGGATGATCAATATGATCCATTCGCTATTGATGTACATCAAACTGAAATAACAGTGGCTGAAGATATATTCAGCGATGAACATATAGAAAAAATTAATGAAATTAAACAACAAAATTTAGAAATAAGCGATATATTGAATTTATTCTTAAATGCACTCAAATCTAAAAAAACAAATAATAAAAATTATCAAACTGAATATCAAGCAATTATCAGTGCAATAAAAGATAATATTACTGATAAACAAAATCAAAAATTTATTAAATTATTTCACAATATCAAAATGATAATAAATACTGAAAGTTTTATAGTGTTCTCCACATCATTTGAAGAGACGTTACAAATTTTTAACGAATTTAAACAAACAGCTGAATTCAGACAATTCATTAAAAAATACTTTGGTAGAGATATTTGTATATTTGTTATTCTTGCCGAAAAAATTAAAGCAGCTAGAGAATATTGAAAACAAAATGAAGCTGAAGTATCAAATATGAAAATTGTTCCCGTAACATGTAAATACACAACCACTGAAAAAGAAGAACAATTACACAAAGATAACTTGGAAATCTTTGGTGATTTATACAAAATAAATTAAATAAATTAGGAGAAAATCATGAATATAAACGAAATGTTAAAACAAGCTAAAAAAATGCAATCACAAATGGAATTAAAAGAAAAAGAATTACAAAAAAAGGAATTTGTAATTGAAAAATTAGGAATCACATTAACTCTTACAGGAGATAGAAAATTAAAATCAGTTAAAATAAATGAAAATTTAATTGATCCAGAAGATCCAGAAACATTGGAAGATTTAATTATTGTTGCGTTTAATGAAGCAATGGATAAAATTAATATGGAATTTGATGAATTAACAAATTCAATACCAACAGGTTCATTACCATTTTAATGAACTCGGATAAAAAATATGAAGAATTGCAAAGTAAACTAAGTGCAATTCCAGGCATATCAAAAAGAGGCGCTGAGAAAATTATTAATTATTTTGTTGAATACGGTAAGACATACACCGACAGTTTAATTAATTCAATAAATGATTTTCAAAACACTCACACAAAATGTATCCTTTGCAATAATCACGAACAAACATCGATTTGTTCAATTTGTGAAAAAAGAAAAAACTCAAAAAAATTAATGTTGGTTGTTGAAGCTTCTGACATTAAAAAATTTGAAACATTAGAAATTTATAATGGTAAATATTTTGTATTAGGTTATTTATTAGATGGAAACAAAAAAAATAAATATTCAGATGACTTAATACAAAAGCTAAAAACATCAATAAATCAAGTAAAAGAAATTACTATTGGTTGACCATTATCGATACAAGGACAATACACACTCAACTATATCAAATCATTGATAAGTGACAAAAATACTCAATTATTCCAATTGATGACTGGAGTACCTGTTAATGCCACTATAGATTATGTTGATCCAATAACATTAAAAGAATCATTAGAAAATAAAAAAGAAATCTAGGGGAATTATGACTAATTGTAACAAGGCTAAATTTATAACATTCGAAGGAATGGATGGTAGTGGAAAAACTACAATTGTAAAAATGTTGGAAGAATACATCGAGAAGAATATGGATAAATCTGCCTTTATGTTTACAAGAGAACCCGGGGGACGCAAAAGTAAAGAAGCTGAAAAAATAAGAGCAATAATTTTGGATTCTGAGAATAAACTAAGTTCAATGGTTGAGGCACTATTATTCGTTGCGAGTCGAAGAATAAATCTTGAAGAAAACATTTGACCAGCATTGAATGCAAATAAAATCGTTATTAGTGATCGTTATTACCATTCATCGCTTATTTATCAAGGAGTTTTAGGTGGCGTTGGTATTGGAAAAGTAAGAGATTTAAATATGATGGTAACCGAAAATACCAAACCTGATTTGGTAATATTTTTCGATCTAAAACCTGAGATATCATTAGAAAGAATTTCAAAAAATAGAGCGTCATTCGATCGTATGGAATCAACTGATATATCTTATTACCAAAAGTTACACAACGGTTACAATAACCTTATAAGTTATGAACCGGAAAAATTTGTCGTAGTTGATGCTTCCAAAACTATAAATGAAGTGTTCGAGGATGTGTTGACAATTTTCAAAAATAAGGTGTTTTAATGAATTATAAAAATATAAAAATATATACATTAATTGATAATGCAATAAAAAGTAAAAAATACTTACAAAGTGTTTTATTTATTGCTCACCCCAATGTTGAAATTGATAGTTATATTTTATACTTTGTTAACAAAACTCAATCAAGTAATTTTAATTCCATTGATGAATTAAAATTTCAATCAAATGTTATGATAATTGGAAATGAAACAACTATTCACAAAAACGATATTATAGAAGCAATAAATGAATCATTTAGTTCTATGAATCCCGATGAACGTAAATTTATAATAATAAAAAATATTGAGAATTCTAGTGCTCAATCGTTGAATGCATTACTGAAATTTACTGAAAATTTAAATAAAAATGTTTTTTTAGTTTTATCAACTAATAAACGACATAGCATTTTAAAC
Coding sequences within:
- the dnaX gene encoding DNA polymerase III subunit gamma/tau encodes the protein MSEKSYKALYRQYRPSLFSEVKGQDHIIKTLENIIVNQKISHAYLFSGPRGTGKTSVAKIFANVLNCEHKIDFDPCFDCINKGERNLDIWEIDAASNTGIDDIRNLKENIKHLPTGSKYKIYIIDEVHMLSKAAWNALLKTIEEPPKHVIFILATTDPQKIPVTVLSRVQRFNFKRITPNIIQQQLEYVYSEEGIDFETKALELIAILSNGAMRDALSMADQISIYAANRKVQKVDVEKMFGLVSNTSLIKLINLVKEKDINEILNKIHELIENGADIEKMVLSCINILTDYLVYKKTKNTALLNNTDIDELSKLKVNTIIAYEYLDLFISILKDLRYSDIPQQTLELGLLKLVSTKDDSDIDENCSLENQQESGLVKTVTEQPKSELHMDVTETKDTSLFTGEFTTNQNTDDVNELINQRTEADRNKLNEMFDDDDIFNTYIGNANKANENIIDTKPKSNHPLLDDIKVNELIENTREFSIHQNDITSEFSVVEGDILNQDDQYDPFAIDVHQTEITVAEDIFSDEHIEKINEIKQQNLEISDILNLFLNALKSKKTNNKNYQTEYQAIISAIKDNITDKQNQKFIKLFHNIKMIINTESFIVFSTSFEETLQIFNEFKQTAEFRQFIKKYFGRDICIFVILAEKIKAAREYWKQNEAEVSNMKIVPVTCKYTTTEKEEQLHKDNLEIFGDLYKIN
- a CDS encoding YbaB/EbfC family nucleoid-associated protein, translated to MNINEMLKQAKKMQSQMELKEKELQKKEFVIEKLGITLTLTGDRKLKSVKINENLIDPEDPETLEDLIIVAFNEAMDKINMEFDELTNSIPTGSLPF
- the tmk gene encoding dTMP kinase, which encodes MTNCNKAKFITFEGMDGSGKTTIVKMLEEYIEKNMDKSAFMFTREPGGRKSKEAEKIRAIILDSENKLSSMVEALLFVASRRINLEENIWPALNANKIVISDRYYHSSLIYQGVLGGVGIGKVRDLNMMVTENTKPDLVIFFDLKPEISLERISKNRASFDRMESTDISYYQKLHNGYNNLISYEPEKFVVVDASKTINEVFEDVLTIFKNKVF